Part of the Venenivibrio stagnispumantis genome is shown below.
TTGGTCTATTTCTTCTGCTAAAGTTATAAAATTTATACAAAATATAAATAATATTAAAAAAATCTTATTGAATTTCATAATTTATTGTCCTCCGTTGACCATCTCTTTCAATAACCACATTTATTAAATTTTCATTTCTTAACATATTATATATTTTAAATACATCTTCTGCAGTTTTAACAGGCATTCCATTTACAGATATAATCGTATCACCTGCTCTAAAGCCGTATTTATAAGCAATACTATCTGGATTGATATATGCAAATTTATATCCTAATGTTTGTCCATTTTCAACAACCGGAATTATATTCACATCTTTTAATAAATTTCCTACATCTGCCGTTTCTTTTTCAACGATAGTTCTACTTAATTTGATAGTTTCATTTTGGAGAGAAGATAAAGGTGGTAAATTTTGTATTGAGTTCCCTTGGGAAGTACTTTTTTCTGAATATATTTTAATTTCAATTATATCTTTATCATTTTTCAGTTTTATTCTATCTTTCTCTATTTTTAATATGTAATACCCATTAAAATTTTCTCTTTCTTTTAGAATAATTATTTTTCCGTTATTTTCTATCATAGCAAGTTTTAAATTTCCAAACAAAAGTGTACCTATAAGGTTTATATGAGGTTGTTGATTATTTTGAACTTCAGAAAGATTAAATAAATTTTCTTTTAAAAAGATATTTTTAATATTTGT
Proteins encoded:
- a CDS encoding PDZ domain-containing protein; its protein translation is MINIYNILDFFIKILVVINVIAFSFLASVVLAGFIGIKNLKLPEKIYSIQEEETDSKNKTYTNIKNIFLKENLFNLSEVQNNQQPHINLIGTLLFGNLKLAMIENNGKIIILKERENFNGYYILKIEKDRIKLKNDKDIIEIKIYSEKSTSQGNSIQNLPPLSSLQNETIKLSRTIVEKETADVGNLLKDVNIIPVVENGQTLGYKFAYINPDSIAYKYGFRAGDTIISVNGMPVKTAEDVFKIYNMLRNENLINVVIERDGQRRTINYEIQ